A genomic region of Nostoc sp. UHCC 0702 contains the following coding sequences:
- a CDS encoding DUF4340 domain-containing protein, whose product MKLPRTTLILILLALGLGGFVYFYEIKGATQREEIKAKKQQIFSFVADDVQSLAVKTKKLTVNLERNSQSSNPKWLLKSPVSEPANDAIVSYLMDLLVEGKSDRTLSIPPNQLGEFGLDQPQATINISLKNQKTHQLILGKSNFNNNFVYAQTDTTPQPNGNINVLLVTKDFENAVNREISEWKQPVDNKATPLPSILPVPTPSNSK is encoded by the coding sequence ATGAAATTGCCACGAACGACTTTAATTTTGATATTATTGGCTTTGGGTTTGGGTGGTTTTGTTTATTTCTATGAAATTAAAGGGGCGACTCAGCGAGAAGAAATCAAAGCTAAAAAACAGCAAATTTTCTCTTTTGTAGCAGATGATGTGCAGTCTTTAGCAGTAAAGACTAAGAAGCTGACTGTAAATCTAGAACGTAACAGTCAGTCTAGTAATCCCAAGTGGTTGTTAAAATCTCCTGTGTCAGAACCAGCAAATGATGCTATTGTTTCTTATTTGATGGATTTGTTGGTAGAAGGTAAGAGCGATCGCACTTTATCAATTCCCCCTAACCAGCTTGGGGAATTTGGTTTAGATCAACCCCAAGCAACTATCAATATAAGTCTGAAAAATCAGAAAACCCATCAGTTAATTTTAGGAAAGTCTAATTTTAATAATAATTTCGTCTATGCCCAAACCGATACCACACCACAACCAAATGGCAATATCAATGTGCTATTAGTTACTAAAGATTTTGAAAATGCAGTCAATCGGGAGATATCAGAGTGGAAACAACCTGTAGATAATAAAGCAACCCCTTTACCAAGCATTCTACCTGTGCCAACTCCAAGCAATAGCAAATGA